A window of Longispora fulva contains these coding sequences:
- a CDS encoding NUDIX domain-containing protein, with translation MNVSIEEDLVAEGEPEPEFNPGIAARLPRKIIAGGALIRDAAGRILFVEPNYKPFLDIPGGIAEANESPLQACRREVVEELQLDLHIDRTLVVDWTPAHGVWGDTIQFVYDGGVLTPEQIEAIRLPNDELASIRFLTLDEATPNLRPSMVRRIAEALHALNKGDVRYAEFGRLP, from the coding sequence TTGAACGTCAGCATCGAAGAGGACCTGGTCGCCGAGGGCGAGCCAGAGCCGGAGTTCAACCCGGGGATCGCCGCTCGACTGCCGCGAAAGATCATCGCTGGCGGAGCGCTGATTCGGGACGCTGCTGGACGGATCCTGTTCGTGGAGCCGAACTACAAGCCGTTCCTCGACATCCCCGGCGGCATCGCCGAGGCGAACGAATCCCCTCTTCAGGCATGTCGCCGCGAGGTTGTCGAAGAGCTCCAGCTAGACCTGCACATCGACCGGACACTGGTCGTGGACTGGACTCCGGCCCACGGCGTCTGGGGCGACACGATCCAGTTCGTGTACGACGGCGGCGTCCTCACGCCTGAGCAGATCGAAGCGATCCGCCTACCAAACGACGAACTCGCATCGATCCGCTTCCTGACCCTCGACGAGGCGACACCGAACCTGCGGCCCTCAATGGTTCGCCGAATCGCCGAGGCACTACACGCTCTCAACAAGGGCGATGTTCGCTACGCCGAGTTCGGTCGGCTCCCTTAG
- a CDS encoding SLATT domain-containing protein: MTHPLGSTSASGMRLPADPPVGTDPLDIALHYLDFYVQEYARARAVVKGRASRVVIGTAGANGLIALLGALIAVMNAPWLGVVSAGLAGFVSVIVAWDGMFRHRDLWVQRTMMLAQLQALKRVTELRRASGDDRQTLAQTCMQQLNEILNEDLSTWAELRRSPTSDRNVDVVSGGAANPNGTAT, from the coding sequence GTGACCCATCCACTTGGCTCAACGTCAGCGTCCGGAATGCGGCTCCCCGCAGACCCTCCAGTCGGCACAGACCCTCTAGACATCGCGCTTCACTACCTGGACTTCTACGTTCAGGAGTACGCGCGCGCAAGGGCCGTCGTGAAGGGACGAGCAAGCCGCGTAGTCATCGGGACGGCCGGCGCGAACGGCTTGATCGCATTACTTGGGGCTCTCATCGCCGTCATGAATGCACCCTGGCTCGGCGTCGTCAGCGCCGGGTTGGCAGGGTTCGTGTCAGTCATCGTCGCCTGGGATGGCATGTTCAGACACCGAGACCTGTGGGTGCAGAGAACGATGATGCTCGCTCAGCTTCAGGCTCTCAAGCGGGTCACCGAGCTCCGACGGGCATCGGGTGATGACCGCCAAACACTCGCACAAACCTGCATGCAACAGCTGAACGAGATCCTAAATGAAGACCTATCGACTTGGGCCGAACTCCGTCGGTCACCGACGTCGGACAGAAACGTCGATGTGGTTTCAGGCGGAGCCGCCAACCCTAATGGGACGGCGACCTGA
- a CDS encoding YaaC family protein codes for MKAKDWRPTELVLTWRDISLPSREEAWRQLRGLRMTLPGATATNAARAATFQAALEQAQQLMTAAEGAGYATRPLQLFYALSQGGRAIAAASVRLPTTVSIPDRENPGQFKAETIAWMLRGHGITAPATSQNRIAKVTVKADWTGLMPGVAAAIGVQGLVPGEKVNLGDLWPLIPESNAVPLNGSPKFPALSFGGGKEPLEGSGSTYQVPIGFVPDSVRQDIGDDQKKLSLFLDRYPSLRGYIFPAADGNPLGWQPDDSGKACSLPVYWPHPQQGDPEWGKAARELKSFRYRGSVDWWAFPSVGSMAESLHPLLVWWAVLFALSMMARYEPNNWAKMIQIDVSGEANAIEHILDQALDIVPTLLLEAIHLAIAP; via the coding sequence TTGAAGGCCAAGGATTGGAGGCCGACCGAATTGGTTCTGACATGGCGTGACATCAGCCTCCCGTCACGCGAGGAGGCATGGCGGCAGCTGCGCGGACTCCGCATGACGCTGCCAGGAGCAACCGCAACGAATGCCGCTCGGGCGGCCACCTTCCAGGCTGCACTCGAACAAGCACAGCAGTTAATGACGGCGGCGGAAGGAGCGGGGTATGCCACTCGCCCCCTCCAGTTGTTTTACGCCCTTTCGCAGGGTGGGCGAGCGATTGCTGCGGCTTCAGTGCGACTACCGACGACAGTATCTATCCCCGATCGCGAAAATCCTGGGCAATTTAAGGCTGAAACCATCGCCTGGATGCTTCGAGGACATGGGATTACTGCACCAGCAACGAGTCAGAATCGAATTGCCAAAGTTACGGTCAAGGCGGACTGGACTGGCTTGATGCCCGGGGTTGCTGCGGCGATCGGGGTACAGGGGCTCGTTCCAGGAGAAAAGGTCAATCTGGGTGACCTGTGGCCGTTAATTCCGGAATCAAACGCCGTTCCATTGAATGGGAGTCCGAAGTTCCCGGCATTGTCATTCGGGGGCGGCAAAGAACCGTTGGAAGGCTCAGGTAGTACATATCAGGTCCCGATTGGGTTCGTGCCTGATTCTGTTAGGCAAGACATCGGCGACGATCAGAAAAAGTTGAGCCTTTTCCTGGACCGCTACCCTTCGTTGCGCGGCTACATCTTCCCTGCGGCTGACGGCAACCCACTCGGGTGGCAGCCAGACGATTCTGGCAAAGCATGCAGTTTGCCTGTCTACTGGCCGCATCCGCAACAAGGGGATCCGGAATGGGGAAAGGCCGCGCGAGAGTTGAAGTCATTTCGCTACCGTGGTTCTGTGGACTGGTGGGCATTTCCGAGTGTTGGAAGTATGGCCGAGTCATTGCATCCGCTACTGGTTTGGTGGGCAGTGCTCTTCGCGTTGTCGATGATGGCGCGTTATGAGCCTAATAACTGGGCGAAGATGATCCAGATTGACGTGTCCGGAGAAGCCAACGCTATCGAACACATTCTTGATCAGGCACTAGACATTGTTCCAACGCTCCTCCTGGAGGCGATTCACTTGGCGATTGCGCCCTAG
- a CDS encoding tyrosine-type recombinase/integrase → MATPQGTKGRTRGEIEELPSGSLRVRVYAGIDPVSRKRNYLVETVPPGPNAAKLAEKVRTRFLNQVDEQRNPKTKATIGQLMDRYMELTEIDDKTKSGYEGIIRNHIRPLLGHVQVARLDGEVVDSFYAELRRCRTHCKGRAGTDHHTEGPHSCDKRCRAHVCKPLAQATIRKVHWVLSGAYKRAIRWRWLTVNPIEMTEPPPSPPPKPHPPTTDQAARILNEAFKDLDWGMLVWMAMVTGARRGELCAIRWEYVELDKGVLTIRSSIGQEGGRTWEKDTKDHQQRRIALDADSIALLRAYLLHCETQADALGLKLPRDARVFSLDPDHATWRKPDSVSQRYSNMCARLGWDMNIHDLRHYSATELISSGVDVRTVAGRLGHGGGGTTTLRVYSAWRAEADQRAAGNLTNHIPRPPVALDVSGTPTTVREPEEPSAPYERIAADLRAAMACGVLRSGDELPTMADLGNRYSVAISTAHRAVELLQAERLVAVSRGRRARVV, encoded by the coding sequence ATGGCCACCCCACAGGGCACCAAAGGACGCACCCGTGGAGAGATCGAAGAGCTCCCGTCGGGATCACTCAGAGTCAGGGTTTACGCGGGAATCGACCCCGTTTCGCGCAAGCGGAACTACCTGGTCGAGACCGTTCCTCCCGGCCCGAACGCCGCCAAGTTGGCCGAGAAGGTCCGCACCCGGTTCCTCAACCAGGTCGACGAGCAGCGCAACCCGAAGACCAAGGCGACGATCGGTCAGCTCATGGACCGGTACATGGAGCTCACCGAGATCGACGACAAGACGAAGTCGGGCTACGAGGGGATCATCCGGAACCACATCCGGCCGTTGCTCGGGCACGTCCAGGTGGCCAGGCTCGACGGTGAGGTTGTGGACTCGTTCTACGCCGAGCTGCGCCGCTGCCGAACACACTGCAAAGGCCGTGCCGGCACCGACCACCACACCGAGGGGCCGCACAGCTGCGACAAACGCTGTCGGGCCCACGTCTGCAAGCCCCTCGCCCAGGCCACCATCCGCAAGGTGCACTGGGTGCTCAGCGGGGCGTACAAGCGGGCGATCCGCTGGCGCTGGCTCACTGTCAACCCCATCGAGATGACTGAGCCGCCACCGTCCCCACCGCCGAAGCCGCACCCGCCGACGACCGACCAGGCCGCCCGAATCCTCAACGAGGCGTTCAAGGATCTCGACTGGGGCATGCTCGTCTGGATGGCGATGGTGACGGGCGCCCGCCGCGGCGAGCTGTGCGCGATCCGGTGGGAGTACGTGGAACTCGACAAGGGCGTACTGACGATCCGCAGCAGCATCGGTCAGGAGGGCGGCCGGACCTGGGAGAAGGACACCAAGGACCACCAGCAGCGCCGGATCGCGCTCGACGCGGATTCGATCGCGCTACTACGCGCCTATCTGCTGCACTGCGAGACCCAGGCCGATGCGCTGGGCCTCAAACTGCCTAGGGACGCGCGGGTGTTCTCCCTCGACCCAGACCACGCCACATGGCGGAAGCCGGATTCGGTGAGTCAGCGGTACTCGAACATGTGCGCCCGGCTCGGCTGGGACATGAACATCCACGACCTCCGGCACTACTCGGCGACGGAGCTGATCAGCAGCGGGGTGGACGTGCGCACGGTCGCGGGCCGGCTCGGGCACGGTGGGGGAGGGACGACGACATTGCGGGTGTACTCGGCTTGGCGGGCGGAGGCTGACCAGCGAGCGGCAGGCAACCTGACGAACCACATCCCACGCCCGCCGGTTGCCCTGGACGTCTCAGGTACGCCGACAACGGTGCGGGAGCCCGAGGAGCCCTCCGCGCCGTACGAGAGAATCGCCGCTGACCTTAGGGCTGCGATGGCATGTGGAGTTCTGCGTTCTGGAGACGAGCTTCCCACAATGGCCGACCTAGGGAATCGATACAGCGTCGCGATCAGTACGGCGCACCGTGCCGTCGAGCTGCTGCAAGCAGAGAGGCTAGTTGCGGTCTCGCGTGGGAGGCGCGCGCGTGTTGTCTAA
- a CDS encoding metallophosphoesterase: MDTTEPIRKKPVAWFAPGQLAGTALRVLLAQRFGAYLDKRELQAMFEQPTFRHDSEELWLDYVADVGDGFDSTYSIAYLLAQPSLRLTPPPATGPGAGGEPGAAPGPGAETDLPRGNVLVMGGDQVYPVGSAIGYRERCEGPYSTAFPDSDDDGADLRAPALYALPGNHDWYDGLTAFLRLFGKGRHFGGWRSPQSRSYFALKLPHGWWLYAIDEQFDAYLDEPQMDYFRAAAKELKPGDKVIIASPAPSWVYTEEKPSEYDTIKYFIKKIIGDRDVRVKLHLSGDAHHYARYGDGFITCGGGGAYLAGTHGLPKGIAVPVVGGAAVHPLQTTYPSKEDSKRYGWGVFWRMPLRNPTFALLIGLLHTLVLLAFVSSKPRILTLPVIGMVAVAFAATVGFSTLEARVIRKRHWSAGFLHGCGHLALAIAGMIVWNRLPFVHLDPPWGSASTLLYLPVASVLGVQIVAAYLLIADRFGVNRNELFAGQGIIDSKSFLRMKFAKDGSLTIYPIGLERSGRAWQPNTGDGPSLLAPVDPLVPHLIESPIVVS, translated from the coding sequence ATGGACACCACGGAACCAATCCGGAAGAAGCCGGTCGCCTGGTTCGCACCGGGGCAGCTGGCGGGGACGGCCCTGCGCGTGCTCCTGGCGCAACGTTTCGGGGCGTACCTGGACAAACGTGAACTTCAGGCGATGTTCGAGCAGCCGACGTTCCGGCACGACAGCGAGGAGCTGTGGCTGGACTACGTCGCAGACGTCGGCGACGGGTTCGACTCGACGTATTCGATCGCCTACCTCCTGGCCCAGCCGAGCCTGCGCCTCACGCCACCGCCCGCCACCGGCCCCGGCGCAGGCGGCGAACCCGGCGCTGCACCCGGACCCGGCGCGGAAACCGACCTCCCCCGGGGCAACGTCCTCGTCATGGGCGGCGACCAGGTCTACCCGGTCGGCTCGGCGATCGGCTACCGCGAGCGCTGCGAAGGCCCCTACTCCACGGCCTTCCCCGACTCCGACGACGACGGCGCGGACCTGCGCGCCCCGGCCCTCTACGCTCTCCCCGGCAACCACGACTGGTACGACGGCCTCACAGCCTTCCTGCGCCTCTTCGGCAAGGGCCGGCACTTCGGCGGCTGGCGCAGTCCGCAGAGCCGGAGCTACTTCGCGCTCAAGCTGCCGCACGGCTGGTGGCTGTACGCGATCGACGAGCAGTTCGACGCGTATCTCGACGAGCCGCAGATGGACTATTTCCGCGCGGCGGCCAAGGAGCTCAAGCCCGGCGACAAGGTGATCATCGCGTCGCCGGCGCCGTCGTGGGTGTACACGGAGGAGAAGCCGAGCGAGTACGACACGATCAAGTACTTCATCAAGAAGATCATCGGGGACCGGGATGTGCGGGTGAAGCTGCACCTGTCCGGGGACGCGCACCACTACGCCCGGTACGGCGACGGCTTCATCACCTGTGGCGGCGGCGGGGCGTACCTGGCGGGGACCCACGGGCTGCCCAAGGGGATCGCGGTGCCCGTGGTCGGGGGCGCGGCCGTGCACCCGTTGCAGACGACGTACCCGAGCAAGGAGGACTCGAAGCGCTACGGCTGGGGCGTGTTCTGGCGGATGCCGCTGCGGAACCCAACGTTCGCGCTGCTCATCGGCCTGCTGCACACGCTGGTGCTCCTCGCGTTCGTCTCCTCGAAGCCCCGGATCCTCACCCTGCCGGTGATCGGGATGGTGGCGGTCGCGTTCGCGGCGACGGTCGGGTTCTCCACTCTGGAGGCCCGGGTGATCCGCAAACGGCACTGGTCGGCCGGGTTCCTGCACGGCTGCGGCCATCTCGCGCTCGCCATCGCCGGGATGATCGTCTGGAACAGGCTGCCGTTCGTGCACCTCGACCCGCCGTGGGGCTCGGCGTCCACGCTGCTCTACCTGCCCGTGGCCTCGGTGCTCGGCGTGCAGATCGTCGCCGCCTACCTGCTGATCGCCGACCGGTTCGGCGTCAACCGCAACGAACTCTTCGCCGGCCAGGGCATCATCGACTCGAAGTCGTTCCTGCGGATGAAGTTCGCCAAGGACGGGTCACTGACGATCTACCCGATAGGCCTGGAGCGCTCCGGCCGCGCGTGGCAGCCGAACACCGGCGACGGCCCCAGCCTGCTGGCCCCGGTCGACCCCCTGGTCCCGCACCTGATCGAGTCCCCGATCGTCGTGTCATAG